The sequence CCACTTCTTAAAACTAATCTGAATATACTGTTACAAACAACACAGCCCCCTCACCAGATGATGCATTCCATGGAACTCAAATAATATTCATTTGGCTCACTAGGTTAATGACATTGTTTGTGTATATGAAGATATCTTTAATATGCAATTTTTGCAGGTGAGCGGACAAGGCATGCTTTTATTGGAATTGGTTTCCGAGAGAGACCTGAAGCATATGATTTTCAAGCTGCACTCTATGACCATATCAAGTATCCTTTGTGTTTACTCCACATTTCTAAGGCTCATCTCCATTACAGACTTTAACTGATTAGAAAACATGGAGAAGATAAGATCATATGAAGTATGTTGTAACTGCGGGAATTCTGTCATTAATCTTGTTAATAACCATTCCTGACCTTGATTAAGTGATCTTCCCTACTGTCTTTTGGTGTTTTGAAAAAGCCTGAATAAATTGGGCCTTTTTGTAATCCTCCTATATGTCTTAGCGCAGCAGTTTTGCTAAGTTATTTTTTCTGTCCTAAACATTCCACAACTTATTTGAAGGATTGTTTTATTGCTTTTAATTTCTTTGCTTGATGACGGTGAAGAGATTTAGGAAgttatgtcaagatgatatttttTTCCATCTGTAATGATTACATGTTTTGTTTGCATGATTCTTTCAAAGCTTTTTTAGTTCAAAAAATTGGTAAGAATTTGATAAATTGTTGTGTACTTAAGAGAAAACAGATATTTGGATAAAAAACAGGCTGCAGAGGAAATGGAGCAGCAATATCAAACAAAAGAATCTATCGACTACAGTCTTAAAGAGGGCCAGACACTAAAACTACAGTTGAAAAATGTAATGCTTGATTACCTTTCATTGTATTGTGCATGTTCCATGCTGATTCATCCTGGCAGTCAATCACTCTTTTGTGTGGTAACATACATCTAGAGAAGAATATCTTAAATTATGTCTTTTAACAACAATTTGCTTACTGTGACCATATTATAACTTGTTCAAGCTTATCAATCGTTGCAGCCACAAAAAGGAACTGGAACCAGGAAGTCTGCCTTTTTTGAGCAAGAGCTGGACAAAATTTCATTGCATGAGAGTGGAGACAAGTGTCGTCCATTACCGTGTTTAgtaccaccacctcctccaccagcaCCATCATCACCTTCTGCCACCTGTTATGGATCAGAGAAAAAGTTGATGCCTTCACCATCAGCCACCATGCATACTAAATCAACAAAATCTTCAACTATTGATGAAGGGGAAAATGAAGGGCTTAGCAAAAAAAATGATGGAGAACAAGACAGTTTTGATGATGACTTTGGAGATTTCCAAACAGCGGGTTAAATCATATCATGTTGGAACAGAAATAAATATGTTCTGATTGATGACCCACTCAGGGCCATGCTTGGTTTCAAAGACATCAATTATGATGCTGTATGAACATAGGGCTTATTTGAGGTTATTGCCAGTATGATCTATTGATGTTGAAGTTATATAAATTCTGAATGGGAAAGGAGGAACTAAAATTGGTGCTCACATCTCTAAAACTTATTCAGATAATGGATTCTTTTTTCTGCTTATTTGACCATATAAACAGCAGCGTGGTGACAGGTTGGTCCATGTAGATAGAAAATATATACCCTCCGGTACTTCTGCCCAGGTGTCAACACAGATGGACACTTGTTTGGTTATTTCATGTTAAAAAAGTTATTTTAGGTAATTTGTCTCAGGATTGACgttgaaaataaatgaaaaaaagtaTAGTTTCTTATCTTACGGGCTTTGTTTATTATTCTCTATATTTTGTACTTGAATTTCATAATAGATGGTTGGTGATTTTTAATTTGATCCTATCAATATTTTA is a genomic window of Cryptomeria japonica chromosome 7, Sugi_1.0, whole genome shotgun sequence containing:
- the LOC131074282 gene encoding uncharacterized protein At1g03900 — translated: MAKDEQSGGEPEPREEEGAEAAELLLFQTNECYVYMIPPRKSSASYRADEWNVNKWAWEGVLRVVSKGEECMVKLEDKNTGELYAQAFVRRGQPLPVEPVIDSSRYFALCIEENFGERTRHAFIGIGFRERPEAYDFQAALYDHIKYLDKKQAAEEMEQQYQTKESIDYSLKEGQTLKLQLKNPQKGTGTRKSAFFEQELDKISLHESGDKCRPLPCLVPPPPPPAPSSPSATCYGSEKKLMPSPSATMHTKSTKSSTIDEGENEGLSKKNDGEQDSFDDDFGDFQTAG